One window of the Actinomyces procaprae genome contains the following:
- the ftsY gene encoding signal recognition particle-docking protein FtsY — MDPLLIVLIVVVVLAVAGGIWFYAGRNRGGQVPPEVSAHKPTSADDVLLTPPQEEATEPQVAPGGPPPEAAAAPQPAEQAAPATLERPESIPGRMQRLRSRLAGAGGFGRAILSVLSRGDLTEADWEEIEDTLLTSDLGIEVTTSLMEELRTQAKVLDTSDPAAIRAVLRAELLALVDPSMDRSLNLAKPTPAAGWNDTDGEPAAAVLMVGVNGTGKTTTCGKLARVLVAEDKSVVMGAADTFRAAAAEQLTTWGERVGVEVVRSEREGADPASVAYDAARAAARQGVDVVVVDTAGRLQNKAGLMDELGKIKRVMEKVAPVGEVLLVLDATTGQNGMRQAQVFSEAVGITGIVLTKLDGTAKGGIVVTVQKELGVPVKLVGLGEGADDLAPFDPEGFVDALVE, encoded by the coding sequence ATGGATCCCTTGCTGATCGTCCTCATAGTCGTCGTCGTACTCGCCGTTGCCGGTGGGATCTGGTTCTATGCGGGGCGCAACCGCGGCGGTCAGGTGCCGCCGGAGGTCAGCGCCCACAAGCCCACCAGCGCCGACGACGTCCTGCTGACCCCGCCGCAGGAGGAGGCCACTGAGCCTCAGGTGGCGCCCGGAGGGCCGCCGCCGGAGGCGGCTGCCGCGCCGCAGCCCGCCGAGCAGGCCGCGCCCGCCACCCTGGAGCGCCCCGAGTCGATCCCCGGCCGCATGCAGCGCCTGCGCTCGCGCCTGGCCGGCGCCGGGGGCTTCGGACGAGCCATCCTGTCGGTCCTGTCCCGCGGTGACCTCACCGAGGCCGACTGGGAGGAGATTGAAGACACGCTGCTGACCTCTGACCTTGGCATTGAGGTGACCACCTCGCTGATGGAGGAACTGCGCACCCAGGCCAAGGTGCTGGACACCTCCGACCCCGCGGCCATCCGCGCCGTCCTGCGCGCGGAGCTGCTCGCGCTGGTGGACCCCTCCATGGACCGTTCCCTGAATCTCGCCAAGCCCACGCCTGCCGCAGGCTGGAACGACACCGACGGGGAGCCGGCCGCCGCCGTCCTCATGGTCGGGGTCAACGGCACCGGCAAGACCACTACCTGCGGGAAGCTGGCGCGCGTACTCGTCGCCGAGGACAAGAGCGTCGTCATGGGAGCGGCGGACACCTTCCGTGCCGCAGCCGCCGAGCAGCTGACGACTTGGGGCGAGCGCGTCGGCGTCGAGGTGGTTCGCTCCGAGCGCGAGGGCGCCGACCCCGCATCCGTCGCCTATGACGCCGCCCGCGCCGCCGCCCGGCAGGGAGTCGACGTGGTGGTGGTGGACACGGCCGGACGCCTGCAGAACAAGGCGGGGCTGATGGACGAGCTGGGCAAGATCAAGCGTGTCATGGAGAAGGTCGCCCCGGTCGGTGAGGTACTGCTGGTGCTGGATGCAACCACCGGGCAGAACGGCATGCGCCAGGCGCAGGTCTTCTCCGAGGCCGTCGGCATCACCGGGATCGTGCTGACCAAGCTGGACGGAACCGCCAAGGGCGGCATCGTCGTCACCGTGCAGAAGGAGCTCGGCGTGCCCGTCAAGCTGGTCGGCCTGGGGGAGGGCGCTGATGACCTGGCGCCCTTCGACCCGGAGGGCTTCGTCGACGCCCTGGTCGAATGA
- a CDS encoding chromosome segregation SMC family protein: protein MHLKTLTMKGFKSFASSTTLRLEPGITAVVGPNGSGKSNVVDALTWVMGEQGAKNLRGGSMADVIFAGAGSRPALGRAEVSLTIDNADGALPIDYSEVTITRTLFRGGGSEYQINGATCRLLDVQELLSDTGMGRQMHVVVGQGQLDAVLTATPEERRGFIEEAAGVLKHRRRKERALRKLDSMAADLTRLTDLTAELHRQLGPLARQAAVARRAHVIQAEVRDATARLLADDVVQVQSLLEAGEEDQARLAGRRAALEESERVARARLEELTAVEATSGQRLARATATWEELTAAAQSLAALADVAAERVRGLANAPRPASGTDPEELERRAREAAAEEEELAAAIESAGAALVEATQKRVDAEAAAAASEQRLTALQSQRAEHRELLARAGGRLASARSRHEAARAAVEQARTGLEAAQARASEAAHALAQATTKDADRPGAPGDAGHPDASVDEQASAAAAHEAATAALNAARDAVSAANDTRREAAAELATWTARRDALALSLRAQDATAELAQAGLPGILGPLARAVTVTPGWENALAALLGELAGAAIVADTAAAVAALTRARSQEDGGLRLVIQGGDDGDAADPVAPAAGTAVGPPGVPAGAQSAPGLITAESPALTRTLNVLLADAWVVPDLPTARTLREAVPGAVVATRDGDVLAPTWATGAGEGVSSVLALAAAHEEAAARATAAVTAEQQADAALSAARQAEATARNAVAEALTRLRAADAEAARVAEELARLNSAARAAEEEAGRARRVLERAEAEAAQRTAELASAQAALTELESRPLTVGPADDNGDGPASRADASANAGPGTGGAREVDIDAAIDAARAVREAASRAATAARADETEARLALRTAEERERGVRGRADSLRAAARRERQQRAAAERAEQVRAARMRTAAQVRDQSRTAADTARTWVEQAQGERARIEVERADAAAAAADVRKQLDALAGEMGALSDAAHRDEIARAEQSMRLENLAERAMNELGLELDPLVEEYGPHMPVLEAVEETTEAGAEEAADAEDGTVPPQVRRGGRPYVRAEQERRLKRASRDLARLGKVNPLALEEHAALEERHRFLAEQLADLKQSRADLLRIVEDVDQRVQEVFTQAYADTAREFAIVFDRLFPGGEGRLVLTDPDDMLTTGIDIEARPAGKKVKRLSLLSGGERSLAAVALLVAIFRARPSPFYVMDEVEAALDDTNLGRLLDIFTELRASSQLIIITHQKRTMEIADALYGITMRDGVTQAVSQRLSPEAQGDGGA, encoded by the coding sequence GTGCACCTGAAGACGTTGACGATGAAGGGGTTCAAGTCCTTCGCCTCGTCAACCACCCTGCGCCTGGAGCCGGGCATCACCGCCGTGGTGGGCCCGAACGGCTCGGGCAAGTCCAATGTGGTGGACGCCCTGACCTGGGTGATGGGGGAGCAGGGTGCCAAGAACCTGCGCGGCGGCTCCATGGCCGACGTCATCTTCGCCGGCGCCGGCTCCCGCCCCGCGCTCGGCCGCGCCGAGGTCTCCCTGACGATCGACAACGCCGATGGCGCCCTGCCGATCGACTACAGCGAGGTGACCATCACCCGCACCCTGTTCCGCGGCGGCGGCAGCGAGTACCAGATCAACGGCGCCACCTGCCGCCTGCTGGACGTGCAGGAGCTCCTTTCCGATACCGGCATGGGCCGGCAGATGCACGTGGTGGTCGGCCAGGGGCAGCTCGACGCCGTCCTCACCGCCACCCCGGAGGAGCGGCGCGGCTTCATCGAGGAGGCCGCCGGCGTCCTCAAGCACCGGCGGCGCAAGGAACGGGCCCTGCGCAAACTCGACTCCATGGCGGCGGACCTGACTCGGCTGACCGACCTTACCGCCGAGCTGCACCGCCAGCTCGGCCCGCTGGCTCGGCAGGCCGCCGTCGCCCGGCGCGCCCACGTCATCCAGGCGGAGGTCCGTGACGCCACCGCCCGGCTCCTGGCCGACGACGTCGTCCAGGTTCAGTCCCTGCTTGAGGCCGGCGAGGAGGATCAGGCCCGTCTGGCCGGCCGACGTGCCGCGCTGGAGGAGTCCGAGCGGGTCGCCCGCGCCAGGCTTGAGGAGCTGACCGCCGTGGAGGCCACCTCCGGGCAGCGCCTGGCCCGCGCCACCGCCACCTGGGAGGAGCTCACCGCGGCCGCCCAGTCCCTGGCCGCCCTTGCGGACGTGGCCGCTGAGCGGGTGCGCGGCCTGGCAAACGCCCCCAGGCCCGCCAGCGGCACGGACCCGGAGGAGCTGGAGCGCCGGGCGCGCGAGGCCGCAGCGGAGGAGGAGGAGCTCGCCGCGGCCATTGAGTCCGCCGGCGCCGCCCTGGTGGAGGCCACCCAGAAGCGGGTCGACGCCGAGGCCGCCGCGGCTGCCTCCGAGCAGCGGCTGACGGCCCTGCAGTCCCAACGTGCGGAGCACCGGGAGCTGCTGGCCCGCGCCGGCGGCCGCCTGGCTTCTGCCCGCTCCCGCCATGAGGCCGCCCGAGCGGCAGTAGAGCAGGCGCGCACCGGCCTGGAGGCCGCGCAGGCACGCGCATCCGAGGCGGCTCACGCCCTGGCGCAGGCCACGACCAAGGACGCAGATCGGCCCGGGGCGCCAGGAGACGCCGGCCACCCCGACGCCTCCGTCGACGAGCAGGCCAGTGCCGCCGCCGCGCACGAGGCCGCCACGGCCGCGCTGAACGCGGCCCGCGATGCCGTGTCCGCCGCGAACGACACTCGTCGCGAGGCCGCCGCCGAGCTGGCCACCTGGACCGCTCGCCGCGACGCCCTCGCCCTGTCCCTGCGCGCTCAGGACGCCACCGCCGAACTGGCACAAGCCGGCCTGCCCGGCATCCTCGGCCCGCTCGCCCGCGCGGTCACGGTGACCCCCGGCTGGGAGAACGCCCTGGCCGCACTGCTCGGAGAGCTGGCCGGAGCTGCGATCGTCGCCGACACCGCTGCCGCCGTCGCCGCCCTCACCCGCGCCCGCAGCCAGGAGGACGGGGGCCTGCGGCTGGTCATCCAAGGCGGCGACGACGGCGATGCCGCCGACCCCGTCGCGCCGGCGGCCGGGACTGCCGTCGGCCCACCCGGTGTGCCCGCCGGTGCACAGTCGGCGCCCGGGCTCATCACCGCCGAATCCCCGGCGCTGACCCGCACTCTGAACGTGCTGCTGGCCGACGCCTGGGTGGTTCCCGACCTGCCGACCGCCCGGACACTGCGTGAGGCCGTGCCCGGCGCGGTCGTCGCCACCCGCGACGGCGACGTGCTCGCCCCCACCTGGGCCACCGGTGCCGGTGAGGGCGTCTCCTCCGTGCTCGCTCTTGCCGCAGCCCATGAGGAGGCGGCCGCCCGGGCGACGGCGGCGGTCACGGCGGAGCAACAGGCAGACGCGGCCCTGAGCGCGGCCCGCCAAGCGGAGGCCACCGCCCGCAACGCCGTTGCCGAGGCGCTGACGAGGCTGCGTGCCGCCGACGCCGAGGCCGCCCGTGTGGCGGAGGAACTGGCGCGCCTGAACTCCGCCGCCCGTGCCGCCGAGGAGGAGGCCGGACGGGCTCGCCGAGTCCTGGAACGCGCCGAGGCGGAGGCGGCCCAGCGCACCGCGGAGCTCGCCTCGGCCCAGGCCGCCTTGACAGAGTTGGAGAGCCGCCCGCTGACCGTCGGCCCCGCCGACGATAACGGGGACGGCCCCGCATCGCGCGCGGATGCGAGCGCGAATGCGGGCCCGGGCACGGGTGGTGCCCGGGAAGTGGACATTGACGCCGCCATCGATGCCGCCCGCGCAGTCCGTGAGGCCGCCTCCCGGGCCGCAACGGCCGCCCGCGCGGACGAGACGGAGGCCCGCCTGGCGTTGCGCACCGCGGAGGAGAGGGAGCGCGGCGTGCGCGGCCGCGCCGACTCGCTGCGTGCCGCAGCCCGCCGCGAGCGTCAGCAGCGCGCCGCCGCCGAGCGCGCCGAACAGGTGCGCGCCGCCCGGATGCGGACCGCGGCACAGGTGCGCGACCAGTCCCGTACCGCAGCCGACACCGCCCGCACCTGGGTGGAACAGGCCCAGGGCGAGCGCGCCCGCATTGAGGTCGAGCGTGCCGATGCCGCCGCCGCGGCCGCCGATGTGCGCAAGCAGCTCGACGCCCTGGCCGGTGAGATGGGCGCCCTGTCCGATGCGGCCCACCGCGATGAGATCGCGCGCGCCGAGCAGAGCATGCGCCTGGAGAACCTGGCCGAGCGCGCCATGAACGAGCTCGGCCTGGAGCTGGACCCCTTGGTGGAGGAGTACGGGCCCCACATGCCCGTGCTGGAGGCGGTGGAGGAGACCACCGAGGCGGGCGCTGAGGAGGCTGCCGACGCCGAGGACGGGACGGTTCCGCCCCAGGTGCGCAGGGGCGGTCGTCCTTACGTGCGCGCCGAGCAGGAGCGGCGCCTGAAGCGCGCGAGCCGGGACCTGGCCCGCCTGGGCAAGGTCAATCCGCTTGCCCTGGAGGAGCATGCGGCCCTGGAGGAGCGTCACCGCTTCCTGGCCGAGCAGCTCGCCGATCTCAAGCAGTCCCGGGCGGACCTGCTGCGCATCGTTGAAGACGTGGATCAGCGAGTGCAGGAGGTGTTCACCCAGGCCTACGCGGATACGGCCCGCGAGTTCGCGATCGTCTTCGACCGGCTCTTCCCCGGTGGCGAGGGGCGTTTGGTGCTGACCGACCCCGACGACATGCTCACCACCGGCATCGACATCGAGGCCCGCCCCGCAGGCAAGAAGGTCAAGCGCCTGTCACTGCTGTCCGGCGGGGAGCGCTCGCTGGCCGCAGTTGCCCTGCTGGTGGCGATCTTCCGGGCCCGGCCCTCGCCCTTCTACGTCATGGACGAGGTGGAGGCGGCCCTGGACGACACCAATCTGGGGCGGCTGCTGGACATCTTCACCGAGCTGCGCGCCTCCAGCCAGCTGATCATCATCACCCACCAGAAGCGCACCATGGAGATCGCCGACGCCCTGTACGGCATCACCATGCGCGACGGCGTCACCCAGGCGGTCTCCCAGCGGCTCTCACCAGAAGCCCAGGGTGACGGGGGAGCGTAG
- a CDS encoding ABC transporter ATP-binding protein: MLDIANLSKRFGSLRALDDLSLRLGDGEIVGFVGANGAGKSTTMRIVMGVLTADAGSVTWDGVPVGAAERRRIGYMPEERGLYPKMKVGEQLTYLARLHGVAAAAARRASEQWTERLDIAARRDDEVQKLSLGNQQRVQLAAALVSDPDLLILDEPFSGLDPVAVDVMSQVLRERAAAGVPTLFSSHQLDVVQRLCDRVVIIREGRLVADGTVAELQAGAEPRWRAVVEVAGEPEAAVGAARAMLAGAPGVEASAEPIAAGARVTVMAGGPDEQRLLEAAQHLGRLRELGPVARPLTEVFREALAAPATSPAPTTGQEA; the protein is encoded by the coding sequence TTGCTAGACATCGCCAACCTGTCCAAACGCTTTGGGAGCCTGCGGGCTCTCGACGACCTGTCCCTGCGCCTGGGTGACGGCGAGATCGTGGGCTTCGTGGGCGCCAACGGCGCCGGCAAGTCCACCACTATGCGCATCGTCATGGGGGTGCTGACCGCCGACGCCGGCTCCGTGACCTGGGACGGCGTGCCGGTGGGTGCCGCCGAGCGGCGTCGCATCGGCTACATGCCCGAGGAGCGGGGCCTGTACCCGAAGATGAAGGTCGGTGAGCAGCTGACCTACCTGGCCCGCCTGCACGGGGTGGCGGCCGCGGCCGCCCGGCGCGCGAGCGAGCAGTGGACCGAGCGGCTGGACATCGCCGCCCGCCGCGACGATGAGGTGCAGAAGCTCTCCCTGGGCAACCAGCAGCGCGTCCAGCTGGCGGCCGCCCTGGTCTCCGACCCCGACCTGCTGATCCTGGACGAGCCCTTCTCCGGCCTGGACCCGGTGGCGGTGGACGTGATGAGCCAGGTGCTGCGCGAGCGGGCCGCGGCCGGGGTGCCCACGCTGTTCTCCTCCCACCAGCTCGACGTCGTGCAGCGGCTGTGCGACCGCGTGGTCATCATCCGGGAGGGCCGGCTGGTTGCCGACGGCACCGTGGCCGAGCTGCAGGCGGGCGCCGAGCCGCGCTGGCGCGCCGTCGTCGAGGTCGCGGGCGAGCCCGAGGCCGCCGTCGGCGCCGCCCGCGCCATGCTGGCCGGAGCCCCCGGGGTGGAGGCGAGCGCCGAGCCCATTGCCGCGGGCGCGCGGGTGACCGTCATGGCCGGCGGCCCCGACGAACAGCGGTTGTTGGAGGCGGCCCAGCACCTGGGACGGCTGCGCGAGCTCGGCCCCGTCGCCCGTCCGCTCACCGAGGTCTTCCGCGAGGCACTCGCCGCCCCCGCCACATCCCCCGCCCCCACGACCGGACAGGAGGCCTGA